The Sulfurospirillum diekertiae genomic sequence AAAAGTTCCATGTCAAAGACAGTGGTATTGGCATCGACAACTCCAAACTAGGCGACATTACCAAACGCTATAAACGTGCCAACAGCGATAAAGGCGGCTTTGGCATCGGTTTAGACATCGTCAACACCATCTGCAAAGCCAATGGTTTTAGGCTTGAAATTCACTCCAAAGAACATAAAGGCTCAGATTTTAATATCGTTTTCTAATCAAACGCGATCACTTTTTTTTCATCAATCTCAAAGCCTATCATCTCGCCTACACTGAGCTATCATCAAAACTGTACGCCATCAGCGTTTCTTCTTCAAACGCCAAGGTGATTTCATAGAAATTGCCGTAAAACACAATCGCTTGAATGCGTGCTTGGTGGGAAAAACCCTTACCTAAAACGATGGCATCAAGTCTGCAATAGCGCTTTTGAAAACCTTGTGAAAAGCGTTGGGGTAAGATATTGATCTTGCCTAAGAAATTGGCGCAGTAAAGAGAATTGGGGCGATTGTAAATCTCTTTGGGCGTGCCGATTTGCAAAAGATCACCGCCGTCCATAATGGCAATGCGATCGGAGAGGTAAAACGCATCTTCTTTGTCGTGCGTGATGAACAGCGCTGTGATGCCAAACAGTTTGATCATCTCTTTAAGTTCGCTTCGTAAAATGGTTCGTAACTCCGTGTCAATGTTGCTCAGTGGTTCATCGAGCAGTAAAATTTTGGGCTTATCCAAGATGGCACGGGCTAACGCAACACGCTGTTGCTGACCGCCGCTGATCTCGTGCGGGTACTTGGAAGAGAGCGTTTCGATCTTGGTTTTTTGCATGACATGTAAAACTTCTTCTGAGCTTGCTTTGCTTCCAAACGCGATATTTTGAGCGATGTTTAAGTGCGGCAAAAGGGCATAATTTTGAAAAACGATGGCGATTTCACGCTGGTTAGGAGGCAGGTTTGTTTTGGCATCGTAAACAACCGTATTACCGATACAAATCGTACCACTATCAGGATTTTCAAGACCGCTAATCATACGCAAAAGGGTGGTTTTTCCACTCCCACTTCTGCCCAAAACGCTAAATATCTCGCCCTCGTTGATCGTAAAACTGATCTCATTGGCGACACACACACTGCCTTTGCAAAAACGTTTGTGCAAATGCTCAATACTTACGATAGGTTTCATCGTCGACCTCGTACAAATTTTGAATTAAGAAGTAACACCGCAATGGCGGTTGTGCCCACCAACAAAAGCGATGGTAACGCACTTTTATAAAGAATCTCGTTGCTCGCAAGCTCGTAAATGCGAATGGCTATCGTGTCGTAATTAAACGGTCTTAACAGCAAGGTTGCGGGAAGCTCTTTGGCAAGATCAATGTAGAGAATCAAAAAACCGCTCAAAAGGTAAGGTCGCATCAGTGGCAGGTAAACACGCATTATACGCTCCCAAAGACTCGTACCAAAAACCATCGTCGCATCATCGATACTTTTATCGATCTTGCTAAATCCATTTTCAACCGAGCCAATGCTGGCCGCAAAATAGCGTGTTAGGTACGCAAAAATAAGGGCAAAAAAGCTTCCCCCTAAAACGACTTTCCCCACACTTTGGTCAATAAAATTGGTAAAGAGTAAAATGCCAATACTCACAATGGCTCCTGGAATGGAGTACCCAAGGATGGAGAGTTTATGGCTGATGGCGCCCAGTCTGCTTGGGTAAAACCGAAGGGCATACACCATCATAAACGCTAGCGTGATAATGCAAAGCGCCGAGAAAATATTGAGGCTGAGCGTTCGAGAAAGATAGCTCAAAGCTCCCCAATCAAGGCTGTCCCAATCAAGATAGAACCAATATACCAACACACCTGTTGGAATCAAAAGTGTTGCCATGCAAATCAGAAGCGAAAGGCTAAAGGCTAGAACGTTGCGATAACCCTCTAAAACAATTTTCGGTGCCTTAGAAGCGCTGTGCGTTGAGCTGATAAAACGAAACCGAGCTCTAAGTCTGGCTTCTGCAAATAAAAGGACAAAAACAATCCCCAACATCACAATCGCAAGGTTGATCGCCTCACTCAAATTGCCATACCCAAACCAACTTTTAAAAATGCCCACACTAAACGTCTCGACACCAAAGTATGCCACCGTACCGTAGTCACTGAGCACTTCCATCATCGCAAGGACTAACCCCACAAAAATAGCAGGATACGCCAAAGGCAGATAGACGGTAAAAAAAGGCTTTGCAAAAAGAGAGCTGTTTGAGTGAAACGAGTTCAACCACCGTGGAAGAGATCGAAGCAAACGAAACACGCGCCAAGATAAAAACATACGGATACATCGCAAACGATAAAATCGCAACCACCCCATACACATTTAAAATATCCAGTTTTAATTTTGGAAGCGATACAAGCGTGGAAAGAATGCCATGAAATTCAAAAAAGCCCACATAGGTATAGCCAATGATGTACGCAGGAAATGCCAAAGGAAGGACAAACGCGAGGCTGAAAAAACGACTGCCAACATAAACATATCGTGCACTTAAAAAAGCACTGCTGATGCCTAAGAGCAGCACCAAAAAGGCGGTGCCTAAGAGCACAAACAGCGTGTTTTTACTGTAAAGCCATAACTCTGCTTGATTGATCGTTGCCACTCCAAAATCACTTTGCGCAATAAAATAAACGATCAGCGAAGCAATGGGAAGAAAGATGACCAGCCCCAAAAAAGGGGCTAGTAAGTAGTTGAACTTTTGCATTAGCGCCAGTTTGCTTTTGTGGCAATCTCAACGGCTTTTTTGGTGTATTTGCCCACTTCGGAAGGAGGTAAAGTGTCCTCTTTAAATGTTCCAAAGGTCGCAACCGTTCCAGAAGCCTTGACCGCAGGATTGGCAGGATATTCATAGTTCGCTTCCGCAAAAATGGTTTGCGCCTCAGCGCTGCTTAAAAACTCGATCAATTTGATCGCATTCTCTTTGTTTTTAGCATACTTCGTTACACCCGCACCACTGATGTTGATGTGTGTTCCCTCTGCCTTTTGCGCTGGGAAAAAGAGCTTTACACTTTTCGCAATTTCAACGTCTTTAGGATCTTTGCTATTGAGCATAATACCTAAATAGTAAGTATTCACAATCGCTAAGTCGCCCTCTCCGCTGGCAACCGCTTTAATCTGATCGCGGTCGTTTCCTTTAGGCTCTCTTGCCAAATTTGCGACTAACCCTTTGGCAAATTCCAACGCTTTGGCTTCACCGTGATTAGCGATAATGGAGGCTAAAAGCGATTTATTGTACGCTGCAGAAGAGCTACGGGTAAGAATTTTACCTTTAAATTTAGGATTGCTCAAATCCAAATAACTGCCCAGTTCTTTTTCAGAGATTTTTTCTGGATTATAGACAAAAATACGCGCACGCTTGGTCAGTGCGAACCATTCATGTTCATGATCTCTAAGATGCGCAGGAATATTTTCCTCCAGTGTTTTAGAAGCGATAGGCTGCAAAAGATGCGCCTCTTTGGCTTCGTATAAATTGCCAATATCAGAAGTCAGTAAAACGTCAGCCGGTGAGTTAGAGCCCTCAATTTTGAGCTTGGAGACAAGCTCTTCGGCTTTAGCGGTGATGACATTGACTTTAATGCCACTTTGTTTTTCAAACGCTTCAAACAGAAGTTTGTCACTGTCATAATGCCTGTGAGAGTAGACATTGACTTCACTGGCCATCGCAAAGCCAGACGTGATGCTAAGGCCTATAAAGAGTTTTAAAAGATGAGATGAAATGCTCATGGGTATATTTCCTTATACTAATTTTGTGAACAAAGCATACTTGAAAATCCTTTAATAAATCATAATAACCATTATCAAATAAAAAATTAAAGCTTTTTTGTTTTTGCTACACCCCAAATAATCTCACACCTAAGCAGATAAATTTATTCTTTATTTTTTCGTCTAATTTTTATCACTTAAACTAAACTTTTTGAGAAAAATCAATTGTAAATTTTATACATTACTATTCTAATAAACTTACTTGACAATACTCTACTAAAATGCTATGATTCTGAAAATTAAAAAGGAGGCAACATGGTAGAGGATAAAAAACGTAGTATCGTCAAAGCAATCTCATGGAGAACACTCGGAACGGTTGATACCATGTTGATCAGTTTTATCGTCACAGGAAGTCCACTTGCCGCCATCTCTATTGGCGGATTTGAGCTTATCACTAAAACGTTGCTCTATTACTTTCATGAGCGCGCATGGAACAAAATCGATTTTGGGCGAGAAAAAACACACTTAGAGTATCAGATATGAACCAAAACTATGAGGTAAAAGTCGCTGAAGCGATTAACACCCTTCAAGAACTTGTTGGAGCCAAAGCTCTTAAAGTCACATTGGCATTTAGCCATCAAAGTGAAGACGCCATCAACATCTCACTTGCGCAAAAAGCGGGCATTGATTTTGATATTTTTACGCTTGAAACACACAAACTTTTTGATGAATCGTTAGTATATGAAAAAGAGATCGAAGCCTTTTTTGGGCTTACCATCAAACGCTTTAGCGCAAGTGACGAACAGATCAAAGCTTTAGAAGCAAAGGTCGGAGAATTCGGCATCTTTGATGATATCAACCTTCGCAAAGAGTGTTGCCATGTACGCAAGCTCATCCCTTTAGCCCACGCACTTAAAGGGTATGATGGCTGGATCAGCGGTATTCGCATCGCGCAGTCCATTACTAGAAGCGACACAAAACTGGTCGAGTTTGATGGAAAGTTTGAGCTTTTAAAATTCAACCCTATCGCCTATTTTAGCGATGAAGAGGTGGCGCGTTATATGCGTGAAAACGCTATACCTCAAAATGCCTTATACGCCAAAGGCTTTAAAAGCATCGGCTGTAAGCCCTGCACACGCGCCATTTCTGAGGGCGAAGATATCAGAGCAGGCAGATGGTGGTGGGAGAACCCTGAACATAAAGAGTGCGGATTGCATCTGCATAAAAAGGATTGATATGGATCATTTAGACAGACTCGAAGCCCAGAGTATCTACATTTTGAGAGAAGCTTACAGAAGCTTCCCAAATCTTGCCATGCTTTGGAGCATCGGCAAAGATAGCACGGTACTTTTGTGGCTCACACGAAAAGCATTTTTTGGGCATGTGCCCTATCCGCTCGTGCACATCGACACCGCGTTTAAAATACCTGAGATGATCAAATACCGCGATGAAATCGCGATTCAATGGGACTTAAACCTCGTTGTTGGGCAAAACAAAGAAGCGCTGGCAAAGGGTGAAACCTTTGTCAATGGACTTGATCGCCTCAGCTGCTGTAAAAAGCTTAAAAGCGACGCGCTCAAAAATACGCTTGATGGAACATGGGCACGCCGTAAATGGAATCCTTACAAAAAAGTATGGGAAGATGAGCTAAACGGAGCACCGTATACGGGCGTGATCGTTGGTGTTCGTGCCGATGAAGAAGGCAGTCGCTCCAAAGAGCGTGTTTTTTCAGCACGTGATGAAAAGAGCGAATGGGATGCGAGTACCCAACCACCAGAGCTTTGGAACCAGTATAAAACCGATTTTGCACCTGGAACGCATGTGCGCATCCACCCACTTTTGGAGTGGACGGAGCTGAACATTTGGGAGTACATTGAGAGGGAAAATATTCCTATTATCAACCTCTATTTTGACCAAGGTAATGGTAAACGCTACCGATCACTCGGATGTTTTCCGTGTACGGCACCTGTGGACTCTGTGGCTCGTAATCCAAAAGAGATCATCGAAGAGCTTACCAGTGGTAAGTTTAAAGATATCGCGGAACGCTCAGGCAGAGCGCAAGATAAAGACGGCGGCGGCACACTTGAAGCACTAAGAAAAGAAGGATATATGTAATGCAAAGACTCAATATTGTCATCACAGGACACGTCGATCATGGTAAGAGTACGCTCATCGGGCGTCTTCTTGCCGACACCGACTCATTGCCACAAGGAAAACTTGAGAGTGTGAAAAAGATGTGTGAAAACAATGCACGTCCCTTTGAGTATGCCTTCTTGCTCGACGCACTAGCCGATGAGCAAAAGCAAGGCATTACGATAGACAGTGCGCGCGTCTTTTTTCAAAGTAAAAAACGAGAGTACATCATCATCGACGCTCCTGGTCACATCGAATTTTTGAAAAACATGATCAGTGGAGCGTCTCGCGCGGAGGCGGCTTTACTTCTCATCGACGCTAAAGAGGGCGTGGCGGAAAACTCCAAACGTCACGGAATGCTTCTTTCCCTTTTGGGCATCAAACAAGTGGCGATTGTGGTCAATAAAATGGACTTGGTAAACTTTAGTGAAATCGCCTTTACAAAACTGAAAGTGGAGTACAGCGAATACTTGGCGACACTTGGGATTAAAAGCGACATTTTCATCCCGATCAGTGCAAGAGAAGGTGTAAACCTCATCGAGCATGCCAAAGAGACCCCTTGGTACAAAGGACCAACGGTTTTAGAAATTTTAGATAGTTTCAAAAGCGTGGAAGAAAAAGAGAATGATGACTTTAGAATGCCATTACAAGATGTGTACAAGTTTACACGCGACAACGATGACCGTCGAATTTATGCGGGAACCGTCACCAGTGGCGAGCTCAATGTGGGTGATGAAGTGGTTTTTTATCCATCTTTGAAACGCTCCAAAGTCGCAAGCATCGAGAGTTTTAACACCGAAGTCAAAACGAGTGTTAAAGAAAGCGAAGCCATTGGCTTTACGCTTGAAACACAGATTTACGTGCGAAATGGCGATGTGGTAGCCCGTGCAGACCAGAGTGCGCCAAAAGTCAGTAACCGATTTGAAGCGAATCTCTTTTGGTTAGGCGCAAAACCGTTGGAACTGGATAAACCCTACAAGATCAAGATCGGTTCGGCGCAAAGTACCATCTATCTTGAAGAGATCAAACGCGTGATCGATGGCGATACGCTAGACCATGCCGATGAACCAAGTGTAGGTCGTCATGAAGCGGCGTGTGTCATCTTTAGAGTGCATGATCTTTTGGCAATGGAATTATTTTCCGAGAACCAAAAGTTAGGTCGTTTTGTCATCGTCGATGAATTTGACATCGCAGGTGGTGGTATCATCACTGAAGTGTTAGAGCAGTACACCACACGTCGTACAAAGTCTTTACATGTAAGCGATGTTTTGGTCGACAAAGCAAGCACCAGTGCAGAGTTTGAAGAGGAGCTTTTTGCCCTACTTCGTAAACATTTTCCACATCAGTTCCATTAAGGCGAGTTCTTGAAGAACTCTCTACACGCTTTGAGGGCAAAGCTCTCAAAGCTACGTTAACACTGGGTTTTCCTCGGCGGAATGCCCGCGCACCCTTGGTGCTTTTAAATTTGATACACAAAGGACAACCATGAAATTAACCATTAACGGCGACGTAAAAGAGATTAAGGATGGCGTTAGCTTACCTGAATTACTCATTATTGAAAATGTAGAGCAACCTGACATGGTCTCGGTACAGCTCAATGATGAATTTGTAAGACAAGACGAACACAAAAGTATTACCCTAAAAGATGGCGATGAGATCAACTTTTTATATTTTATGGGAGGTGGCGCGTGAAAGAGTTTAGCGATGAGGAATTAGAGCGTTATTCGCGCCACATCATCCTCCAAGACGTCGGTATTGAAGGACAAGAGAAGATTGCCAATTCAAAAGTTTTAGTCATCGGTGCAGGCGGGCTTGGCTCTCCTGTAGCGCTTTACTTAGCGGCCGCAGGTGTGGGTGAAATCGGTATCGTGGATGGCGATGTAGTCGATCTTTCAAACCTTCAACGTCAAGTCATTCACGCCACATCAGACATTGGTGTGCCTAAAGTGCTCTCGGCGAAAGCGAAAATGGAAGCGATCAATCCGAATGTTAAAGTGACCGTCTATCAAAAATTCTTAGACGCTTCCAACATTTTAGACATCGTCAAAGGCTACGACTTTGTCATCGATGGAACCGACAATTTTTCGGCAAAATTTTTGATTAACGATGCGTGTGTTTTAGCAAATGTCCCTTATTCTCATGGTGGTATTTTACGTTTTGGTGGACAAACGATGACGATTAAACCGCACGAGAGCGCATGTTACGCCTGTGTGTTTGACAGCCCTCCTCCTGCAAATGCCATTCCGACATGTTCAAGTGCGGGCATCTTAGGAGCGGTTGCAGGAATGCTTGGAACCATCCAAGCCGCAGAAGCACTCAAGTACATCGTGGGTGTCGGTGAGCCCCTTTACAACAGGCTCTTAACCTTTGATGCGAAAACAATGAATTTTAGAAATGTGAATTTCAAGAAAAACCCAAAATGTCGCGTCTGTGGTGGAGAGGGAATCAAAGAGATACGAGATTATGAAGCGGTTGTCTGTGAGGCAAAGCTATGATAAAAATCCCACAAAGCGTGTACGATGAGATCGTCGCACACGCGCTTAGAGATAACCCGATTGAAGCATGTGGTTATCTTGCGGGGATCAATGGCGAAGTGAAATACGCCATCCATATGAAAAATACGGATGCAAGCAATGAACACTTCAGCTTTGATCCGCAAGAGCAGTTTGACGCGTTTAAAAAGACGCAAAAAGAAGGGTTGAGACTGATCTCTGTTTATCACTCTCACCCAGAAACACCCGCACGTCCAAGCGAAGAGGACATTCGTTTAGCGTTTGATCCCAATGTCAGCTACATTATCGTCTCACTTGCAGGCGAAGTACCTGATATGAAGTCATTTATTATTAAAAACAAAACGGTTGAAAAAGAAGAAATTAACATTATTTAGAGTTATGAAGAAGGCGCGTAGAAAAAATCCGAGTAAAACACTTTGAGCCGATGGGACGAATAAGCGGAGCGTTTCGGGGCTCCCATCGTGCCTCAACCGTGTTGCAAGAGGATTTATTTCGGAAGCTGCCTTCTTCATTAAAACGTTTACATGTAACGATAAGGAGTTACGATTATGAGCCACTATATTATTCCCCAAATGGTCTACGATGACTTGGAAATTTTCAAAAAAAATCATGCCGAATTTTTAGCAGGCACACTGGATGATCTCACCTTTAAAACGATGCGCGTTCCCTTTGGCGTGTACGAACAACGTGAAGCCAATACCTTTATGGTGCGCATCAAACTGGCTGGCGGTATCCTAACCCCCAAACAACTTTTAACACTCTCAGACTTGGCAGAGAAGTACGCGCACGAGGCGATTCACATCACCACGCGTGGTGGCGCACAGCTCCACTATGTCAAGATTGAAGATATTATCAGTATTATCGAAACCTTGCACAGCATCGACCTCAGTGGTCGTGGTGGCGGAGGAAATACCGTCCGTAATGTCATGGCTGATCCACTTGCAGGCACAGCGAAAGATGAGATTTTCGATGTTTCACCTTATGCCCTTGCGATTACCTCTAAAATGCTAGAGCAAAAAGACTCGTTTGCGCTTCCTCGAAAGTTCAAAATCACCTTTAGTGGCTCAGAAGCAGACCGTGGTTATGCTACGATTCACGATGTTGGTTTTATCGCCAAGATTCAAGATGGCGTGAAAGGCTTTAAACTCTTTACGGCTGGCGGTATGGGTGCAAAATCTCGCTTAGGAACAAAGCTTCGCGATTTCGTGCCAGATACCGAAGTCTTTTTATACTCTCAAGCGATCAAACAAGTATTCGACAAATATGGCAACCGCAAAAATAAACATGCTGCGCGTCTTCGCTTCTTGTTTGAAGATCTAGGTCTTGAAGAGTTTAACAAACTCCTTGACGTGGAGCTTAAAGCGGTAAAAGCCAAAGGTGACTGGGAGATGCCAATCACTGAAATTGAACGTACGGTTGGCGACACAACGCATGAGCCTTTCGTTGTTCCTCAAAACATTAAAAAATGGTGGAACCGTTACGTTTACGCCCAAAAACAAGAGGGGCTTTACGGATGTAAAGTGCCTGTTCATTTAGGCGACATTCATTTCGAAAATGCACGCAACCTTGCCAATGCACTGCTTCCATTTGGCGAAGATGTGCTTCGTTTTACAGGAGATCAAAACCTTTACATCCGAAACCTTACAGCGCCTCAAATGGCAAGTTTGCACGACATCTTGCAAAAATTTTCTGTTGAAGTCTCTAAACCAACGCTCTTTGGCGATATGGTCGCGTGTACAGGTGCGGCAACGTGTCAACTCGGCATCGCTCGCCCCAGAGGTGCGGTGGATGCGATTCAAAAACGTCTCAATAAACTGATCGATGAGCGTGACTATGACGCCCTTCAAGGATTTAAAATCCATTTATCGG encodes the following:
- the cysD gene encoding sulfate adenylyltransferase subunit CysD, which gives rise to MDHLDRLEAQSIYILREAYRSFPNLAMLWSIGKDSTVLLWLTRKAFFGHVPYPLVHIDTAFKIPEMIKYRDEIAIQWDLNLVVGQNKEALAKGETFVNGLDRLSCCKKLKSDALKNTLDGTWARRKWNPYKKVWEDELNGAPYTGVIVGVRADEEGSRSKERVFSARDEKSEWDASTQPPELWNQYKTDFAPGTHVRIHPLLEWTELNIWEYIERENIPIINLYFDQGNGKRYRSLGCFPCTAPVDSVARNPKEIIEELTSGKFKDIAERSGRAQDKDGGGTLEALRKEGYM
- a CDS encoding sulfate adenylyltransferase subunit 1: MQRLNIVITGHVDHGKSTLIGRLLADTDSLPQGKLESVKKMCENNARPFEYAFLLDALADEQKQGITIDSARVFFQSKKREYIIIDAPGHIEFLKNMISGASRAEAALLLIDAKEGVAENSKRHGMLLSLLGIKQVAIVVNKMDLVNFSEIAFTKLKVEYSEYLATLGIKSDIFIPISAREGVNLIEHAKETPWYKGPTVLEILDSFKSVEEKENDDFRMPLQDVYKFTRDNDDRRIYAGTVTSGELNVGDEVVFYPSLKRSKVASIESFNTEVKTSVKESEAIGFTLETQIYVRNGDVVARADQSAPKVSNRFEANLFWLGAKPLELDKPYKIKIGSAQSTIYLEEIKRVIDGDTLDHADEPSVGRHEAACVIFRVHDLLAMELFSENQKLGRFVIVDEFDIAGGGIITEVLEQYTTRRTKSLHVSDVLVDKASTSAEFEEELFALLRKHFPHQFH
- a CDS encoding sulfurtransferase TusA family protein; the encoded protein is MSHYIIPQMVYDDLEIFKKNHAEFLAGTLDDLTFKTMRVPFGVYEQREANTFMVRIKLAGGILTPKQLLTLSDLAEKYAHEAIHITTRGGAQLHYVKIEDIISIIETLHSIDLSGRGGGGNTVRNVMADPLAGTAKDEIFDVSPYALAITSKMLEQKDSFALPRKFKITFSGSEADRGYATIHDVGFIAKIQDGVKGFKLFTAGGMGAKSRLGTKLRDFVPDTEVFLYSQAIKQVFDKYGNRKNKHAARLRFLFEDLGLEEFNKLLDVELKAVKAKGDWEMPITEIERTVGDTTHEPFVVPQNIKKWWNRYVYAQKQEGLYGCKVPVHLGDIHFENARNLANALLPFGEDVLRFTGDQNLYIRNLTAPQMASLHDILQKFSVEVSKPTLFGDMVACTGAATCQLGIARPRGAVDAIQKRLNKLIDERDYDALQGFKIHLSGCPNSCGKHLIGDLGFFGKVQRNEGYSYPAYNVVAGSRTSGDGSVYAQKAGDVAAFHVPAFVEEVLDTWLLHVKAYKSFADWIDDGGLAIITEISKKYVDIPSFKEDKNPYFDYDAVELFSLKGRGTGECSAGMYDLIEADKKALKEALEKEEKDYELIRLLAARMLLVTRGEDARDKAGVLKAFKTLFIDTTLLNAYFGTMLEGDADEKSIELAEEVIKLYETMDNTLKFAKEKELAAANAPKEEKSAHFKDLSGVACPMNFVKTKMELSKIGSGEVLEILLDDGAPIDNVPKSVASEGHTVEATTKEGNGWRVRIVKK
- a CDS encoding DUF2061 domain-containing protein — translated: MVEDKKRSIVKAISWRTLGTVDTMLISFIVTGSPLAAISIGGFELITKTLLYYFHERAWNKIDFGREKTHLEYQI
- a CDS encoding Fe(3+) ABC transporter substrate-binding protein translates to MSISSHLLKLFIGLSITSGFAMASEVNVYSHRHYDSDKLLFEAFEKQSGIKVNVITAKAEELVSKLKIEGSNSPADVLLTSDIGNLYEAKEAHLLQPIASKTLEENIPAHLRDHEHEWFALTKRARIFVYNPEKISEKELGSYLDLSNPKFKGKILTRSSSAAYNKSLLASIIANHGEAKALEFAKGLVANLAREPKGNDRDQIKAVASGEGDLAIVNTYYLGIMLNSKDPKDVEIAKSVKLFFPAQKAEGTHINISGAGVTKYAKNKENAIKLIEFLSSAEAQTIFAEANYEYPANPAVKASGTVATFGTFKEDTLPPSEVGKYTKKAVEIATKANWR
- a CDS encoding M67 family metallopeptidase, whose translation is MIKIPQSVYDEIVAHALRDNPIEACGYLAGINGEVKYAIHMKNTDASNEHFSFDPQEQFDAFKKTQKEGLRLISVYHSHPETPARPSEEDIRLAFDPNVSYIIVSLAGEVPDMKSFIIKNKTVEKEEINII
- a CDS encoding ABC transporter permease gives rise to the protein MMEVLSDYGTVAYFGVETFSVGIFKSWFGYGNLSEAINLAIVMLGIVFVLLFAEARLRARFRFISSTHSASKAPKIVLEGYRNVLAFSLSLLICMATLLIPTGVLVYWFYLDWDSLDWGALSYLSRTLSLNIFSALCIITLAFMMVYALRFYPSRLGAISHKLSILGYSIPGAIVSIGILLFTNFIDQSVGKVVLGGSFFALIFAYLTRYFAASIGSVENGFSKIDKSIDDATMVFGTSLWERIMRVYLPLMRPYLLSGFLILYIDLAKELPATLLLRPFNYDTIAIRIYELASNEILYKSALPSLLLVGTTAIAVLLLNSKFVRGRR
- a CDS encoding ABC transporter ATP-binding protein; amino-acid sequence: MKPIVSIEHLHKRFCKGSVCVANEISFTINEGEIFSVLGRSGSGKTTLLRMISGLENPDSGTICIGNTVVYDAKTNLPPNQREIAIVFQNYALLPHLNIAQNIAFGSKASSEEVLHVMQKTKIETLSSKYPHEISGGQQQRVALARAILDKPKILLLDEPLSNIDTELRTILRSELKEMIKLFGITALFITHDKEDAFYLSDRIAIMDGGDLLQIGTPKEIYNRPNSLYCANFLGKINILPQRFSQGFQKRYCRLDAIVLGKGFSHQARIQAIVFYGNFYEITLAFEEETLMAYSFDDSSV
- a CDS encoding phosphoadenylyl-sulfate reductase produces the protein MNQNYEVKVAEAINTLQELVGAKALKVTLAFSHQSEDAINISLAQKAGIDFDIFTLETHKLFDESLVYEKEIEAFFGLTIKRFSASDEQIKALEAKVGEFGIFDDINLRKECCHVRKLIPLAHALKGYDGWISGIRIAQSITRSDTKLVEFDGKFELLKFNPIAYFSDEEVARYMRENAIPQNALYAKGFKSIGCKPCTRAISEGEDIRAGRWWWENPEHKECGLHLHKKD
- a CDS encoding HesA/MoeB/ThiF family protein, producing MKEFSDEELERYSRHIILQDVGIEGQEKIANSKVLVIGAGGLGSPVALYLAAAGVGEIGIVDGDVVDLSNLQRQVIHATSDIGVPKVLSAKAKMEAINPNVKVTVYQKFLDASNILDIVKGYDFVIDGTDNFSAKFLINDACVLANVPYSHGGILRFGGQTMTIKPHESACYACVFDSPPPANAIPTCSSAGILGAVAGMLGTIQAAEALKYIVGVGEPLYNRLLTFDAKTMNFRNVNFKKNPKCRVCGGEGIKEIRDYEAVVCEAKL
- the thiS gene encoding sulfur carrier protein ThiS, whose translation is MKLTINGDVKEIKDGVSLPELLIIENVEQPDMVSVQLNDEFVRQDEHKSITLKDGDEINFLYFMGGGA